A window from Zingiber officinale cultivar Zhangliang chromosome 7A, Zo_v1.1, whole genome shotgun sequence encodes these proteins:
- the LOC122001731 gene encoding 3-oxo-Delta(4,5)-steroid 5-beta-reductase-like has protein sequence MSWRWAGAIGAARKKLVEDSASSLGVKYESVALVIGATGIVGSSLVDILPLSDTPGGPWKVYAVSRRPPNPALLPASEADDAARPVHYVQCDVLDPEDASAKLSPLTDVTHIFYVAWANGTVEAENCAVNATMLRNVLAAVALSVPNLRHVCLQTGRKHYIGPLETLGKVPVHEPPFSEDLPRLPIPNFYYDQEDVLFDELSKREGGVTWSIHRPSIIFGFSPISLMNLIGTLCVYAAICRKEGTPLRWPGSQITWDGFSDASDADLIAEQQIWAAVDPYARNEAFNCSNGDAFKWKHLWAALAEQFGVEAVGYQEDAERFTLEEAMRGKEALWADIVAEHDLVPTKLDEVGIWWLADAALGLPMENLDSMNKSKEHGFFGFRNTVTSFNSWIGKMRAFKIVP, from the coding sequence ATGAGTTGGCGGTGGGCAGGCGCCATTGGCGCCGCGAGGAAGAAGCTGGTCGAAGACTCCGCCTCCTCCCTCGGCGTCAAGTACGAGAGCGTCGCCCTCGTCATCGGCGCCACCGGAATCGTCGGTTCCTCCCTCGTCGACATCCTCCCGCTGTCCGACACCCCCGGCGGCCCTTGGAAGGTCTACGCTGTCTCCCGCCGTCCCCCCAATCCTGCTCTCCTCCCAGCCTCGGAAGCCGACGACGCCGCCCGGCCCGTACACTACGTCCAGTGCGATGTCCTCGACCCCGAAGACGCCTCCGCTAAGCTCTCCCCGCTCACCGATGTGACTCACATCTTCTACGTCGCCTGGGCCAATGGCACCGTCGAGGCCGAGAACTGCGCCGTCAACGCGACGATGCTCCGTAACGTTCTTGCCGCCGTTGCCCTCTCCGTCCCCAACCTCCGTCACGTTTGTCTGCAGACGGGGCGCAAGCACTACATCGGCCCCTTGGAAACCCTAGGCAAAGTCCCCGTTCATGAGCCGCCGTTCAGCGAGGACCTCCCTCGTCTCCCCATCCCCAATTTCTACTACGACCAGGAAGACGTCCTGTTCGACGAATTGTCCAAGAGGGAGGGCGGCGTGACCTGGTCGATCCACCGGCCCTCCATCATCTTCGGCTTCTCCCCCATCAGCCTCATGAACCTAATCGGCACTCTGTGCGTCTACGCGGCGATATGCCGGAAGGAAGGGACGCCGCTGCGGTGGCCCGGAAGCCAGATCACATGGGACGGGTTCAGCGACGCGTCGGACGCGGATCTGATCGCGGAGCAGCAGATCTGGGCGGCCGTCGACCCCTACGCGAGGAACGAGGCGTTCAACTGCAGCAACGGGGACGCGTTCAAGTGGAAGCATCTGTGGGCGGCGCTGGCGGAGCAGTTCGGGGTGGAGGCGGTGGGGTACCAGGAGGACGCGGAGCGGTTCACGCTGGAGGAGGCGATGAGGGGCAAGGAGGCACTGTGGGCGGACATCGTGGCAGAGCACGATCTGGTGCCGACGAAGCTGGACGAGGTGGGTATCTGGTGGTTAGCCGACGCGGCGCTAGGCCTCCCAATGGAGAACCTCGACAGCATgaacaagagcaaggagcacggcTTCTTTGGTTTCCGCAACACCGTCACTTCTTTCAATTCTTGGATCGGGAAGATGAGGGCCTTCAAGATCGTCCCCTGA